A window of Thermodesulfobacteriota bacterium contains these coding sequences:
- the rplA gene encoding 50S ribosomal protein L1 produces MAHKGKNFRKAKAELDTTRLYGLDEAIGLAQKVRFAKFDESVDVAVRLGVDPRHADQMVRGTVVLPHGTGKVERVLVFAKGDKEKEALEAGADYAGGDDLVEKIKGGWLEFDRTIATPDMMGTVGKIGRVLGPRGLMPNAKLGTVTFDVARVVKEIKAGKVDFKVDKAGVVHVLVGRASFSPERLRDNVIAFIDKIIQMKPSASKGIYLRGAALSTTMGPGIKLDPMELRTLAKRV; encoded by the coding sequence ATGGCGCACAAGGGCAAGAACTTCAGGAAGGCCAAGGCGGAGCTGGACACCACCCGCCTGTACGGCCTGGACGAGGCGATCGGCTTGGCGCAGAAGGTCAGATTCGCCAAGTTTGACGAGTCAGTGGATGTAGCGGTGCGGCTGGGAGTGGATCCTCGCCATGCCGATCAGATGGTCCGCGGCACCGTGGTTCTGCCTCATGGCACCGGCAAGGTGGAGCGGGTGCTGGTCTTCGCCAAGGGCGACAAGGAGAAGGAGGCCTTGGAGGCAGGGGCCGACTATGCCGGTGGCGACGACCTGGTGGAGAAGATCAAAGGCGGGTGGCTGGAGTTCGATCGCACCATTGCCACACCGGACATGATGGGCACGGTCGGCAAGATCGGCCGGGTGCTTGGCCCTCGGGGGCTGATGCCCAACGCCAAGCTCGGGACGGTCACCTTCGATGTGGCGCGGGTGGTGAAGGAGATCAAGGCCGGCAAGGTGGACTTCAAGGTGGACAAGGCGGGGGTCGTCCATGTCCTGGTGGGGCGCGCGTCCTTCAGTCCAGAGCGGCTGCGGGACAACGTCATCGCCTTTATCGACAAGATCATTCAGATGAAGCCCTCGGCCAGCAAGGGGATCTACCTGCGGGGTGCCGCCTTGTCCACCACGATGGGGCCGGGGATCAAGCTTGACCCCATGGAGCTGCGGACCCTGGCCAAGAGGGTCTAG
- the rplK gene encoding 50S ribosomal protein L11, producing the protein MAKKIVGYVKLQITAGKANPSPPVGPALGQHGVNIMEFCKAFNARTQGQGDMIIPVLITIYADRSFTFITKTPPASVLLLKAVGVPKGSSNPKRDRVAVIGRDKVEEIARLKMPDLNAKDLEGAIRTIEGTARSAGITVRS; encoded by the coding sequence ATGGCGAAGAAAATCGTGGGCTATGTCAAGCTGCAGATCACGGCCGGCAAGGCCAACCCGTCGCCGCCGGTGGGCCCTGCCCTGGGACAGCATGGCGTCAACATCATGGAGTTCTGCAAGGCCTTCAATGCCCGCACCCAGGGCCAGGGCGACATGATCATTCCGGTCCTCATTACCATCTACGCGGACCGATCCTTCACCTTCATCACCAAGACACCGCCGGCCTCAGTGCTGCTGCTGAAAGCAGTCGGCGTGCCGAAAGGCTCCAGCAATCCCAAGCGGGACCGGGTGGCGGTGATCGGCAGGGACAAGGTGGAAGAGATCGCCCGTCTCAAGATGCCGGATCTCAACGCCAAGGACCTGGAGGGGGCGATCCGCACCATCGAAGGTACGGCGCGCAGCGCTGGTATCACCGTCAGGAGCTAG